A single genomic interval of Flavihumibacter rivuli harbors:
- a CDS encoding ArnT family glycosyltransferase has product MAYLKNLLNRYPVQAFFIVWLLVNLIQAGGTELLDDEAYYWVYSHYLDWGYFDHPPMIAILVKIGYAIFHNELGVRLFMALMNTATLYLVYRLLPEKDNRLFYAIAGSMAVLQIGGILAVPDIPLTFFTALFFWQYKRFLHNSNLFHSLLLGLVMALMLYSKYHGVLIILLTLASNPKLFRQWQAYLAALFGAALFLPHLIWQYNHGFPSVQYHLMERNAPAYRFSFTSEYLLGQVLLAGPLIGWLLLWAAAKYKSKDPLTRALKFSMVGFYLFFLLSTLKGRVEANWTVPALVPLIILSHSYLSGHQQAASWVYRLLTPTLILILIARVYLLTDIKPLTARFKDEMHHNRSWASSIKASSGGLPVIFLNSYQRPSKYWFYTGDTSYSLNTTMYRRNNYNFWPVEATLQGRTVYAVDFIFGREDNHTRIPTAKVETFGKRIDSFYANSSIRLLPSNRKFLVKEGIIEPFDLDIKQNDPQPSMAPPAQAMVFDIYKGDSLMSRSAVQLKANGNKWQASPEGKISLPAGKYKAKLGLATWHPKLYSQNSPAMDLLAE; this is encoded by the coding sequence ATGGCATACCTGAAAAACCTGCTGAATCGCTACCCGGTTCAGGCCTTCTTTATAGTATGGCTATTGGTAAACCTCATCCAGGCCGGTGGGACCGAATTGCTGGATGACGAAGCCTATTATTGGGTCTATAGCCATTACCTGGATTGGGGGTATTTTGACCACCCGCCCATGATCGCCATCCTGGTCAAGATCGGTTATGCCATCTTCCACAATGAACTGGGGGTACGCCTTTTCATGGCCTTGATGAACACGGCAACCCTCTACCTCGTCTATCGTTTACTTCCCGAAAAAGATAACAGGCTTTTCTATGCCATTGCTGGTTCCATGGCGGTATTGCAGATCGGGGGCATCCTTGCGGTTCCCGATATTCCGCTCACCTTTTTTACTGCACTGTTCTTCTGGCAATACAAAAGGTTCCTGCACAATTCCAACCTGTTCCATTCCCTTTTACTGGGACTGGTAATGGCGCTCATGCTCTATTCCAAGTACCATGGGGTGTTGATCATCCTGCTGACCCTTGCCAGTAACCCCAAACTCTTCCGCCAGTGGCAGGCCTATCTTGCAGCCTTATTCGGCGCTGCGTTGTTCCTGCCACACCTCATCTGGCAATATAACCATGGCTTCCCTTCTGTCCAGTATCACCTGATGGAGCGAAATGCCCCTGCTTACCGGTTTTCTTTTACCAGTGAATACCTGCTTGGACAGGTCCTGCTGGCCGGGCCATTGATCGGATGGCTGTTGTTATGGGCCGCAGCCAAATACAAGAGCAAGGATCCCCTGACCAGGGCCCTAAAATTTAGTATGGTCGGCTTTTACCTGTTTTTCCTCCTCAGCACCCTGAAAGGAAGGGTCGAAGCCAACTGGACCGTTCCGGCATTAGTGCCCCTTATCATTTTATCGCATAGCTACCTCTCCGGCCATCAACAAGCCGCCAGCTGGGTGTACAGGCTGCTCACGCCAACGCTAATCCTTATCCTTATAGCTCGTGTTTACCTGCTTACTGATATCAAACCGCTTACCGCCAGGTTCAAGGATGAAATGCACCACAACAGGTCATGGGCATCTTCCATCAAAGCAAGCTCTGGTGGCCTTCCGGTGATCTTCCTGAACAGTTACCAGCGACCTTCCAAATATTGGTTCTATACCGGTGATACGAGTTACTCGCTCAATACTACCATGTACCGAAGGAACAATTACAATTTCTGGCCGGTTGAAGCCACCTTACAGGGAAGGACAGTGTATGCAGTGGATTTCATTTTTGGCAGGGAAGATAACCACACCCGTATACCTACAGCTAAGGTTGAAACCTTTGGTAAGCGAATCGATTCCTTCTATGCCAACTCATCCATTCGACTACTGCCTTCCAACAGGAAGTTCCTGGTAAAGGAAGGCATCATAGAACCATTTGACCTCGACATAAAGCAAAATGACCCACAGCCATCAATGGCCCCACCTGCCCAGGCCATGGTATTTGATATCTATAAGGGCGACTCCCTGATGTCAAGGTCTGCCGTTCAACTAAAAGCCAATGGGAATAAATGGCAGGCATCACCAGAAGGTAAGATCAGCCTTCCTGCCGGAAAGTATAAGGCCAAACTGGGACTGGCTACCTGGCATCCCAAACTATACAGCCAGAACAGCCCGGCCATGGACCTGTTGGCAGAATAG
- the mtgA gene encoding monofunctional biosynthetic peptidoglycan transglycosylase: MKRVFLFLVIAQFVYLLLLKWVNPPITVTQLSNWFQYGLKRDYVDAEDMSRYAKLAVIASEDQLFADHNGFDWKSIEKAMEYNKRKPNRVRGASTISQQTAKNVFLWQGRSWIRKGLEIYFTFMIELLWGKQRILEMYLNVIEMGPGVFGIEAASRHYFNKPARDLTRAEASKIAACLPNPRKFTVKPASRYVNYRSGQIMRQMNNLSDDPDILAIITTK; the protein is encoded by the coding sequence TTGAAACGCGTTTTCCTGTTCCTGGTCATTGCGCAGTTCGTGTACCTGCTCCTGTTGAAGTGGGTCAATCCCCCCATTACAGTAACCCAACTCAGCAACTGGTTCCAGTATGGCTTGAAGCGTGACTATGTGGATGCGGAGGATATGTCGCGTTATGCCAAGCTCGCCGTTATTGCCTCGGAAGACCAGCTGTTTGCAGACCATAATGGGTTCGACTGGAAGAGCATTGAGAAGGCGATGGAATACAATAAACGGAAGCCCAACAGGGTCCGCGGTGCCAGCACCATCAGCCAGCAAACTGCCAAGAACGTATTCCTCTGGCAGGGCAGGAGTTGGATCAGGAAAGGCCTGGAGATCTATTTTACTTTCATGATCGAGCTGCTCTGGGGAAAACAGCGGATACTGGAAATGTACCTGAATGTGATCGAAATGGGCCCTGGTGTTTTTGGTATCGAAGCGGCTTCCCGTCATTATTTCAATAAACCCGCCAGGGATCTCACCCGGGCAGAGGCCTCAAAGATCGCAGCCTGCCTGCCCAACCCCAGGAAGTTTACCGTGAAGCCGGCCAGCCGTTATGTCAATTACCGCTCCGGACAGATCATGCGACAGATGAATAACCTGTCGGATGACCCTGATATCCTTGCCATCATCACCACAAAGTAG
- a CDS encoding LysE family translocator: protein MTEALLKGLALGCILALSVGPVIFTIIKQSLNNGKEGGLSFVAGVWVSDIVLVVLSNAFSEWVKALLAYKKMIGYVGSGFLIAMGLFYIFLKRVKLSADGDPSERFRKRDMAKIFSSGFLINTLNPSVILFWLINATAFAVTHTFQQRVIIFSSCILLNILADVLKVVMAGKLRKKLTLHNLSLINKISGFILVGFGVALLWGVVFLSEKV from the coding sequence ATGACAGAAGCATTATTGAAAGGATTGGCATTGGGTTGCATACTCGCCTTATCGGTGGGGCCTGTTATATTCACCATCATCAAACAGAGCCTGAACAATGGAAAGGAGGGAGGGCTGAGTTTTGTTGCAGGTGTTTGGGTTAGTGATATTGTCCTGGTGGTCCTGAGCAATGCGTTCTCAGAATGGGTAAAGGCTTTGTTGGCCTACAAGAAAATGATCGGTTATGTGGGAAGCGGGTTCCTCATAGCGATGGGCTTGTTCTACATTTTCCTCAAAAGGGTAAAACTTTCAGCGGACGGGGACCCCTCAGAGCGTTTTCGCAAAAGGGATATGGCCAAGATCTTCAGTTCAGGCTTCCTGATCAACACCCTGAATCCGAGTGTGATTCTCTTTTGGCTGATCAATGCAACAGCCTTTGCCGTTACCCATACTTTCCAACAACGTGTTATTATTTTTTCTTCCTGCATCCTGCTGAACATCCTCGCTGATGTACTAAAAGTAGTGATGGCAGGTAAACTCAGGAAGAAGCTCACCCTGCATAATCTTTCCCTCATCAATAAGATCTCCGGATTCATCCTGGTGGGTTTTGGGGTTGCCTTGTTATGGGGTGTGGTCTTCCTTTCCGAGAAAGTATAA
- a CDS encoding iron-containing alcohol dehydrogenase family protein, whose amino-acid sequence MKFRNFKMVGYVVFGRGSFDQLDEILAPNRKGDAPMIFLVDHFFEGKELVNRIPLRGRDKVIYADVTYEPKTSQVDKLADQLKQEFGTISGIVGIGGGSTMDLAKAVSLMMNNPGSSADYQGWDLVKYPGVYKAGIPTLSGTGAEVSRTCVLTGPTRKLGMNSDFTPFDQIVLDPALTTNAPRNQRFYTGMDCYIHCIESLEGTFLNEFSKSYGEKALQLCQEVFLGDGEWTDAHDDKLMMASYAGGMSIAYSQVGVAHAVSYGLSYLLGTKHGIGNCIVMNHLEEYYPAGVAEFKRMVEKNQIDIPVGICKGLTDEQFDTMINVSLGMKPLWENALGKDWEKIMTREKLRALYERL is encoded by the coding sequence ATGAAATTCCGGAACTTTAAAATGGTCGGCTATGTGGTCTTTGGTCGCGGTAGCTTTGACCAACTTGATGAAATACTGGCTCCTAATCGTAAGGGTGATGCCCCGATGATCTTCCTGGTTGACCATTTCTTTGAAGGAAAAGAACTGGTGAACCGTATTCCCCTTCGTGGCAGGGACAAGGTCATTTACGCAGATGTGACCTATGAACCCAAGACCAGCCAGGTTGATAAACTGGCTGATCAGTTGAAGCAGGAGTTCGGCACCATTAGCGGGATCGTTGGTATTGGTGGTGGTAGCACCATGGACTTGGCCAAGGCTGTTTCCCTGATGATGAACAACCCCGGCTCTTCAGCCGATTACCAGGGATGGGACCTGGTGAAGTATCCGGGCGTATATAAAGCGGGTATCCCAACCCTCAGCGGTACCGGCGCTGAAGTAAGCCGTACCTGTGTATTGACCGGACCTACCAGGAAACTGGGAATGAATTCCGACTTCACGCCATTCGACCAGATCGTCCTTGACCCCGCGCTCACTACCAATGCCCCCAGGAACCAGCGTTTCTATACGGGCATGGACTGCTATATCCACTGTATTGAAAGCCTGGAAGGCACCTTCCTTAATGAATTCAGCAAAAGCTATGGCGAGAAGGCCCTCCAGCTTTGCCAGGAAGTATTCCTGGGAGATGGCGAATGGACCGATGCCCACGATGACAAACTGATGATGGCATCTTATGCCGGAGGTATGAGTATTGCCTACAGCCAGGTGGGTGTAGCCCATGCCGTTAGCTATGGATTAAGCTACCTGTTGGGTACCAAGCATGGCATTGGCAACTGTATTGTGATGAACCACCTGGAAGAATACTACCCGGCCGGCGTTGCTGAGTTCAAGCGTATGGTGGAGAAGAACCAGATAGATATCCCTGTTGGCATCTGTAAAGGCCTTACTGATGAGCAGTTTGACACCATGATCAATGTTTCCCTGGGTATGAAGCCCTTATGGGAAAATGCCCTCGGTAAGGATTGGGAAAAGATCATGACCAGGGAAAAACTCAGGGCACTCTACGAAAGATTATAA
- the corA gene encoding magnesium/cobalt transporter CorA has product MTTPKYLKYLGLNTLFGTSRTKEILHMNPTVIPHREEAKVVRSYVYDYDTTHIEEHEFDNVTDCFSFRHSNRISWINIDGIRKVDVEAVCAHYGVHSLLIEDILSINQRPKMDEVEGVLFCLLNMLYFNEKSGTVEQEQISIVLGKDFVISFQEDASRDVFNPLRDKLRVSSSKIRQRTADYLCYSMLDLIVDNYFLVMEKLGERIEELEEQVIRGSNSRALARISSLRKELIVLKRNIAPVRDLLSGIIRSESDLLDDRTTKYFKDVYDHIMQAYDLSENYRDIMVNMQDVYINNVNLRMNEVMKVMAIVTCLLAPATVIGGIFGMNFDKIPYLHNDYGFYIAVTLMLIIPIWMLWVFRKRGWF; this is encoded by the coding sequence ATGACTACTCCCAAATACCTCAAATACCTTGGCCTTAATACCTTGTTCGGCACCAGCCGTACCAAGGAGATCCTGCACATGAATCCTACGGTTATCCCACACCGTGAGGAAGCCAAGGTGGTCAGGTCCTATGTGTATGACTATGATACCACACATATAGAAGAACATGAATTTGATAATGTGACCGACTGTTTTTCCTTCAGGCATAGCAACCGCATCAGTTGGATCAATATTGACGGTATCCGCAAGGTAGATGTTGAAGCAGTATGTGCCCATTATGGGGTCCATTCGTTATTGATCGAGGATATCCTCAGCATCAACCAGCGCCCCAAGATGGATGAAGTGGAGGGGGTACTTTTCTGCCTCTTGAACATGTTGTACTTCAATGAAAAATCAGGAACGGTTGAACAGGAACAGATCAGCATAGTATTGGGTAAGGATTTTGTGATCAGCTTCCAGGAAGATGCTTCCCGCGATGTATTCAACCCCCTAAGGGATAAACTGAGGGTATCGTCTTCAAAGATCCGCCAACGTACTGCTGACTACCTCTGTTATTCTATGCTCGACCTGATCGTTGACAACTATTTCCTGGTAATGGAAAAACTAGGGGAACGGATCGAAGAACTGGAGGAACAGGTAATTAGGGGCAGCAACAGCAGGGCACTGGCCAGGATCAGTTCCCTGAGGAAAGAACTCATTGTCCTGAAACGCAATATTGCGCCCGTTCGTGACCTGCTCAGCGGCATCATCAGGAGTGAAAGTGACCTGCTGGACGATCGCACAACCAAATATTTCAAGGATGTGTATGACCATATTATGCAAGCCTACGACCTGAGCGAGAACTACCGCGATATCATGGTGAACATGCAGGATGTATACATCAACAACGTCAACCTTCGTATGAATGAAGTGATGAAGGTAATGGCCATCGTGACCTGCTTACTGGCACCAGCAACGGTAATTGGGGGGATTTTCGGGATGAACTTTGACAAGATCCCCTACCTGCACAATGATTACGGGTTCTATATTGCTGTCACGCTGATGCTGATCATCCCCATCTGGATGTTATGGGTATTCAGGAAAAGGGGATGGTTCTAA
- a CDS encoding GH3 family domain-containing protein — protein sequence MALIDIHLPKTIAKALRLPESSPRRQQLKVLKKLLKKARFTEFGQHYRFDEILMSKHPGKKFQQLVPTHDYNGIYKAWWHKTLEGKTDVCWPGKIKYYALSSGTSESSSKYIPITEDLLKGNRLVMVKQLFSLRSYEGISYSSLGKGWLMLGGSTQLQKGQGYYAGDLSGITAKKVPFWFTPFYKPGKKIAKMTDWNDKIDEIVEQAPRWDISFVVGVPAWIQMCMEKIIERYNLNTIHDIWPNLSFFVHGGVSFEPYKKGFEKLLAKPLTYIETYLASEGFLAYQDRQYAKGMHLSINDHIFFEFVPFDDENFDSEGHMVANPKSYMIHEVEMGKDYAILISTSAGAWRYLIGDTVRFVDLERNEIIITGRTKHFLSLVGEHLSVDNMNRALQIASEELNVSIPEFTVAGVPHGTFFAHHWYVASDDHVDAELLKQKIDDHLKVLNDDYAVERRSALKEVYLDVLPEAQFMDFMRLKGKVGGQHKFPRVLKGKMLEDWQKFLKTGSI from the coding sequence ATGGCGCTGATTGATATTCATTTACCCAAAACGATTGCCAAAGCCCTAAGGTTGCCGGAGAGCTCCCCACGCCGACAGCAGCTAAAGGTCCTCAAAAAATTATTGAAGAAGGCAAGGTTTACCGAATTCGGGCAGCACTACCGTTTTGATGAGATACTGATGAGCAAGCACCCTGGAAAGAAGTTCCAGCAATTGGTGCCCACCCACGACTATAATGGCATTTACAAGGCCTGGTGGCATAAGACCCTGGAAGGGAAAACAGATGTCTGCTGGCCTGGAAAGATCAAGTATTATGCCTTGTCATCAGGAACTTCTGAATCTTCCAGCAAGTATATCCCCATTACTGAAGACCTGTTGAAGGGTAACCGGCTGGTAATGGTCAAACAATTGTTTTCCCTGAGGAGCTACGAAGGCATTTCCTACAGTTCTTTAGGAAAAGGCTGGCTGATGCTGGGGGGAAGTACCCAGTTGCAAAAAGGCCAGGGTTATTATGCCGGCGACCTCAGCGGGATCACGGCCAAGAAGGTACCTTTCTGGTTCACTCCTTTTTATAAGCCGGGCAAGAAGATCGCTAAGATGACGGACTGGAACGATAAGATAGATGAGATCGTTGAGCAGGCGCCTCGTTGGGACATCAGTTTTGTGGTTGGGGTTCCGGCCTGGATACAGATGTGCATGGAAAAGATCATCGAGCGCTATAACCTGAACACCATCCACGATATCTGGCCCAACCTTTCCTTCTTTGTTCACGGGGGTGTTTCTTTTGAACCCTATAAGAAGGGTTTCGAGAAATTATTGGCCAAACCATTGACCTATATTGAAACCTACCTGGCGTCGGAGGGATTCCTTGCCTACCAGGACAGGCAATATGCCAAAGGCATGCATCTCTCCATCAATGACCATATCTTCTTTGAGTTTGTACCCTTTGATGATGAAAATTTCGATTCGGAAGGGCATATGGTGGCCAATCCCAAATCCTACATGATCCATGAGGTGGAAATGGGAAAGGATTATGCCATCCTGATCAGTACTTCGGCAGGTGCCTGGCGTTACCTGATCGGAGACACGGTTCGTTTTGTAGACCTGGAAAGGAATGAGATCATCATTACCGGCAGGACCAAGCACTTCCTCAGCCTGGTAGGCGAGCACCTGAGTGTTGACAATATGAACAGGGCATTGCAAATCGCTTCGGAAGAGCTGAATGTATCCATACCGGAATTTACGGTTGCCGGTGTTCCGCACGGGACCTTCTTCGCCCATCATTGGTATGTGGCGTCCGATGATCATGTTGACGCGGAGCTCCTGAAACAAAAGATCGATGATCACCTTAAGGTGCTCAATGATGATTATGCCGTAGAGCGAAGGAGTGCTTTAAAGGAAGTTTACCTGGATGTTTTACCGGAAGCGCAATTCATGGATTTCATGCGGTTGAAGGGAAAGGTTGGGGGGCAGCATAAATTCCCCAGGGTATTGAAAGGAAAGATGCTGGAAGACTGGCAGAAGTTCCTGAAGACCGGCAGCATCTGA
- a CDS encoding glycosyltransferase family 2 protein, which translates to MPRFGAMLFSVIIVNYNVCHFLEHCLRSVWKALEGMDAEVIVVDNASTDASAALLPKQFPTVQFIWLKENLGFGKANNLAMEKARGQYLLILNPDTLIPETFFKQFLEKQGTHRINGATGFRMIDGSGAFLPESKRGFPDGMTSFFKMSGFIRLFPRHRKIAKYYLGHLSPAEDHVVEILAGACMMIPAVVYQQVGGFDEAFFMYGEDIDLSYRISEAGFSNYYLSEPSLIHFKGESTRKDQQYVRRFYEAMIIFVDKHFRGGSAAWKLLMRGGILLSGSLSAIRNGLKKAPKPIGKENWKLMGDPETIASLMQSEFAIPESPEGKFSFPQPEMVTGHSGPIGKGSVLVLCLGEQFTLRQAMGIMEEHGPANSYRFYYQGAASVIGSDSSDENGRVWLLK; encoded by the coding sequence ATGCCTAGATTTGGTGCCATGTTGTTTTCGGTTATCATTGTCAATTATAATGTTTGCCATTTCCTGGAGCATTGCCTGAGATCCGTATGGAAAGCACTGGAGGGAATGGACGCAGAGGTGATCGTAGTGGATAATGCCTCAACCGATGCAAGCGCTGCATTGTTACCGAAACAGTTCCCTACCGTTCAGTTCATTTGGCTAAAGGAAAACCTTGGATTCGGCAAGGCCAATAACCTGGCCATGGAAAAGGCGAGGGGACAGTATTTACTGATATTGAACCCTGACACCCTTATTCCCGAAACTTTTTTCAAACAATTCCTGGAGAAACAGGGAACCCACAGGATCAATGGCGCCACTGGTTTCCGGATGATCGATGGTTCCGGTGCATTCCTGCCCGAATCAAAAAGGGGGTTCCCGGATGGCATGACCTCATTTTTCAAGATGAGTGGCTTCATCAGGTTGTTTCCCCGGCATCGAAAGATTGCTAAATATTACCTGGGACATCTTTCGCCCGCAGAAGACCATGTGGTGGAGATCCTTGCAGGGGCCTGTATGATGATACCGGCCGTGGTTTACCAACAGGTAGGTGGATTCGATGAAGCCTTCTTCATGTACGGGGAAGATATCGACCTGAGCTACCGGATCAGTGAGGCCGGCTTTTCCAATTATTACCTTTCTGAGCCTTCGCTTATCCATTTTAAAGGGGAAAGCACCCGCAAGGACCAACAATATGTCAGGAGGTTCTATGAAGCCATGATCATTTTTGTGGACAAACACTTCAGGGGAGGCTCCGCTGCCTGGAAACTGCTGATGCGGGGTGGTATCCTGCTCAGTGGTTCATTGTCTGCGATCAGGAATGGCCTGAAAAAAGCGCCCAAGCCTATAGGTAAGGAGAACTGGAAACTTATGGGTGACCCGGAAACTATTGCATCCTTAATGCAAAGTGAGTTTGCCATACCGGAAAGCCCGGAGGGGAAATTTTCCTTTCCCCAACCTGAAATGGTAACCGGGCATTCCGGACCGATAGGAAAGGGATCGGTATTGGTGCTTTGCCTGGGGGAACAGTTTACCCTGAGACAGGCAATGGGGATAATGGAAGAACATGGCCCCGCCAATAGCTATCGTTTTTACTACCAGGGCGCGGCTTCTGTAATAGGCAGTGACAGCAGTGACGAGAATGGCCGGGTATGGTTGTTAAAATAG
- a CDS encoding inositol monophosphatase family protein, producing MLQETLIKATRAGAAVLQQFFNNKDLAISNKEGVNNLVTEADHASEKVIFEVIREAFPDHYILSEESGEIIQDSTYKWIIDPIDGTVNFANGIPICCVSIGIEKDGKMIHGAVYNPFIGEFFLAEKGKGATLNGDPIWVSEKSDVASSCLVTGFPYTYLDMPNGPLECFERFIRKGIPVRRLGSAAIDLCWVAAGRFDGFYEHKLQAWDSAAGFLMVEEAGGKVTDFKGNYYSPYQPHLLATNGKIHDEMLQWLSGELPVK from the coding sequence ATGTTACAGGAAACCCTAATCAAAGCAACCAGGGCCGGGGCTGCTGTTCTACAGCAGTTTTTCAACAACAAGGACCTGGCGATTTCCAACAAGGAAGGTGTCAATAACCTTGTTACAGAAGCGGACCACGCTTCAGAGAAAGTGATCTTCGAAGTGATCCGCGAAGCATTCCCGGATCATTACATCCTGAGTGAAGAAAGCGGTGAGATCATCCAGGACTCCACTTACAAGTGGATCATTGACCCCATCGATGGCACAGTGAACTTTGCCAATGGTATCCCCATCTGTTGTGTGAGCATAGGCATTGAGAAAGATGGCAAGATGATCCATGGTGCCGTATACAACCCCTTCATCGGAGAGTTCTTCCTGGCGGAAAAGGGCAAGGGCGCTACCCTGAATGGTGATCCCATCTGGGTGAGTGAAAAATCCGATGTGGCCAGCTCTTGCCTGGTGACCGGTTTCCCATATACCTACCTGGATATGCCAAACGGACCCCTTGAATGTTTTGAAAGGTTTATCCGCAAAGGTATCCCGGTTCGTCGCCTGGGTTCTGCAGCCATCGATCTTTGTTGGGTAGCAGCAGGCCGCTTCGATGGTTTCTATGAACACAAACTTCAGGCATGGGACAGTGCAGCAGGTTTCCTGATGGTGGAAGAGGCAGGTGGAAAAGTTACAGATTTCAAGGGCAACTACTATTCGCCCTATCAGCCCCACCTCCTGGCCACTAATGGCAAGATCCATGATGAAATGCTGCAGTGGCTCTCAGGTGAGCTGCCCGTAAAGTGA
- the thiL gene encoding thiamine-phosphate kinase — translation MSESRTEISSLGEFGLIDHLTRNIEFHNSSSVIGVGDDAAVIDHYGKQTVITTDMMVEGIHFDLMYTPLKHLGYKSVVVNLSDIYAMNATPTQVVISLAISNKFSVEAMDDFYEGVYAACEQYGVDLVGGDTCSSRLGFVINVTAIGEVAPNQFVQRSTARKGDLLCVSGFLGGAFLGLTLLEREKKIFLENPQIQPDLENEKYIVGKLLKPEARKDIIAFLAEQSITPTAMMDVSDGLSSDILHICTRSNLGCVLYEEKIPIHEDARTAAFKFGLDPTACALSGGEDYELLFTIRQEDYEKVILSEEIIVIGYMTEAEEGSHILTKGGNKFKLTAQGWNAFKEQ, via the coding sequence ATGAGCGAATCCCGTACAGAGATATCCAGTCTTGGTGAATTTGGCCTGATCGACCACCTTACCAGGAACATCGAATTTCATAACTCCTCTTCCGTTATTGGGGTTGGTGATGATGCCGCCGTGATCGATCATTATGGCAAACAGACCGTGATCACAACAGATATGATGGTGGAAGGCATTCACTTCGACCTCATGTATACCCCGCTGAAACACCTGGGCTACAAATCCGTGGTGGTGAACCTCAGCGATATCTATGCCATGAATGCGACGCCTACTCAGGTGGTCATCAGCCTGGCCATCAGCAACAAGTTCAGCGTGGAAGCCATGGATGATTTCTACGAAGGGGTCTATGCCGCATGTGAACAATATGGGGTTGACCTGGTAGGTGGTGACACCTGTTCTTCCAGGTTGGGCTTTGTCATTAATGTTACGGCCATTGGCGAGGTTGCCCCGAACCAGTTTGTTCAGCGCAGTACGGCCAGGAAGGGCGACCTGCTTTGTGTGAGTGGATTCCTTGGCGGTGCCTTCCTTGGATTAACCCTATTGGAAAGGGAAAAGAAGATCTTCCTCGAAAACCCACAGATCCAGCCAGACCTGGAAAACGAAAAATATATTGTCGGCAAACTGCTGAAGCCGGAAGCGCGAAAAGATATCATCGCCTTCCTGGCAGAACAATCCATTACCCCGACTGCCATGATGGACGTAAGTGATGGACTCAGTTCTGATATCCTGCACATTTGTACCAGGAGCAACCTGGGTTGTGTGTTGTATGAAGAAAAGATCCCCATCCATGAGGACGCGAGGACGGCAGCCTTCAAATTCGGTCTTGACCCAACAGCTTGTGCATTAAGCGGCGGTGAAGACTATGAATTACTCTTTACCATCAGGCAGGAAGATTATGAGAAGGTCATCCTGAGCGAAGAGATCATTGTGATTGGTTACATGACAGAAGCTGAAGAGGGAAGCCATATCCTTACAAAAGGGGGAAACAAGTTCAAATTGACAGCCCAGGGATGGAATGCATTTAAAGAACAGTAG